Genomic segment of Gemmatimonadota bacterium:
CGCGCACTCCGGGATGCACGATTCCCCTTCCTTGGTGCCAACGTGGTGCACCTTGGAGCCGAGCGCGCCAAACCGCTGGTGACTCCCTCGCGGGTTGTCGTTCGGGCCGGGGTGCGTGTCGCCATCGTCGGCGCAACCACGCCGGGCTCAATGGTGTGGGACAGGGAAAACCTGTCGGGGCGGCTACGGATGACGGACATGGTCGCCGCCGTCCGACGCGAGGTGACCAGCGTTCGGCGTCGGGGGGCTGAGGTCGTACTGGTCGTGATGCACTCCGGGCTGGACGGCGAGTCGTCGTATGACACGACGGGGGGCGTGCCGCCGGAGAACGCCGCCGCCGCCGTCGCCCGCGAGGTCCCCGGGGTGGACCTCATTGTCTTTGGACATTCTCATCGGGAAGTCGCGGACACGACGATCAACGGGGTCATGCTGCAGCAGCCCCGCAACTGGGCGCAATCCGTCGGCGCGGCGACGCTGACCCTCGACCGCACACGGGGACGTTGGCGCGTCAGTGCCAAACGTGGCCAGTTGCTTCAGGTGCGGGACCAGGCCGAACACCCTGCCGTTGTCGCCGCGGTGGATCGCCAGCACCGGGCAACGGTGGCGTGGGTGAACCGCACGTTGGGCACGACCGCCACGTCGTGGCGGGCCGACTCGGCGCGCGTTCTGGACACGCCACTGATCGACTTCATCCTGGAAGTCCAACGAAGGGCAGCTGGCGCCGACCTGGCGGCGACGGCGGCATTCGACCTGAATGCGTCGCTGGATCCCGGGCCCATCACGATTGCCGAGGTCGCGCGGCTGTATCCATACGATAACACGCTACGGGCCATCCGCATTTCGGGAGCCCAGTTGCGGGAGTTCCTCGAGTACTCGGCGCGATACTATCGCACACTCGGTTCGCGTGACGCATCCTCGTCCCTGGTCGCTCCCGATGTACCGGGTTTCAATTTCGACATGGTGGCTGGGGCGGAGTACGTCCTGGACCTGTCGCGGCCGGTTGGGTCGCGCGTGACGCGCTTGCGGGTCCAGGGACGCGACGTCGTCGCCACGGATTCGTTCACCATGGCGCTAAACAACTATCGACAGACCGGCGGTGGCGGCTTCGCCATGCTCCGGGACGCGCCCGTGGTCTACGATAAGCAGGAGGAGATTCGCGACCTCCTCATCGCCGAGGTGCAGCGACGTGGCACGTTATCGCCTTCCGACTATCACGTCGCCAATTGGCGGCTGGCGCCGGACAGTGTGGTGGGGCTGGCGTACCGCGCGATGCGCGCCCTCCCGTTTGACCGCACGACCGCACCGAACTCCCGGGACACGACGGCGGCTCATCTGGCGCAGGGACGGTGGCTGCGGGTGATCGGCACGAGTGACATGCACGGCGCCCTCGAGGCTCGCGACTTCAACGCCGAAGGGATCGTGCGTGGCGGGGCGGCCTCCCTGGCCACGGCCTTGCGACAAGCGAGGGCCGAGTGCCGTCCTCCCGGTTGCCAGAGCGTCTGGGTGGACGGGGGTGACCAGTGGCAGGGAACGGCCGCGTCCACGCTCACGCTGGGCCGACCGGTGACCGACTTCCTGAATCGTCACGGGCTCGCCGCTGCGGCGCTCGGCAATCACGAGTTTGACTGGTCGGTGGACTCCATGCGCCCGCGGCTGCGGGACAATCGGTTTCCGGTGATGGCGGCGAACATGCGGTGGCGTGATGGGCGTGACGTGGAGTGGATGCCCGACGATACCTTGCTCCGCGTGGGCGGCGTCACGGTCGGTGTGATCGGGGTCATCTCTCCGGAGACCTCGCGTTCGGTGCGGGCGGCGTATGTGCAGCCGTTCACCTTCATCGATCCGGCACCGGTCGTCGCGCAACGCGCCCGCGCGTTGCGGGCGCGTGGGGCCGACGCGGTCGTGGTGGTCGGGCACATCGGTGCGTTCTGTGACCGTGCCCTGACCACCTGCACCGGTGAGATCGTTGACCTGGCGACGGCGTTACCGGAGCCGGTGGATGCGATCGTGGCCGGTCACTCGCACCGCGGCGCGACCACCGTGGTCAACGGCAGTCCCATCGTCCAGGCCTACCAGAAGGGGAGCGCGATCGGGATCGTCGACGTCCCGTTAGGCATGCCCGGTGAACGCGCGCGCGTGTCGCTGCGCAACGTCCGGCCGGACTCCGTAGTGCCGGACCCACGGGAGGCGGCCTGGGTGGATTCGGTGACGGCGCCAGTGCGCGCGCAGCTCGCTCGGGTGGTGGCGACACTCACCAGCACCATGCGTCGGGGTGATGCAGGGACCTTTGGCAACCTGCTGGCCGACGCCTTTCGCGCAGCGGGCGAGGGAGACATCGGACTAATGAATGGCAGTGGTGTCCGAACGGACCTCCGCGCCGGTCCGGTGAGCCTTGAGGATATTTTCGAGGCGCAACCGTTCGACAACTTCCTCGTGAGGTATCGGGCGAGCGGGCGGCAGATCGTGGCAAACCTCGAGCGGATCTTCTCGTCACCGAACCCCCGGATACACCTGAGCGGCATTCGCGTGTCGATCGATACGTCGCGATCGCCCGGCTCACGAGTAACGTCCGTCGCGATGCTGTCCGGGGAGCCCCTCGCCCCGGACCGTACCTACTTCGTCGTTCTCAACGATTTCATGGCGGAGCGCGGGGAAGGGATGGATCCGGCGCATCCCTCGGCCGAGGTCGAGGTGCTGAACCTGCTGAGTCGGGATGCCCTCGCGACCTACCTGGGGCGCCTCCCCGGCCCGGTGCGGCCGCCGGACGATGTGCGCATCACACACCATTCTCGATGACAAACGTTCGTGTGTATTTCAATGGCCGCGGGGTCGATGCGCCCGGCGGGGCGACCGTGCTCGATGCGCTCGCCGTATTTGACAGCACCATGGCTACCGAGGTGCGGGAAGGGCAACGCGCCCTCGTCGATAGCCGCGGCCTGGCGGCGGATCCATCGGCCGCGGCCTACGCTGGGGCGATCTTCCGCGTCGTGAGCGCCCGTGCCGCGAGTGGCGGCACCGCATGACCGCCATTACCCGGGACCTGCTGACGCGGCTGCCCAAGGCGGAGCTGCATTGCCATCTCGACGGGTCGGTGCGTCCTGCCACGTTGCTGGAGCTGGGTCGCGAGTATCGCGTGTCGATGCCGAGGGATGATGCCGAGGCGCTGGGCGATTACATGATTGTCCGCGACGCCCGATCCCTCGAGGACTACCTCACGCGCTTCGACGTGACGCTGTCGGTGATGCAACATGCGGACGCCATCGAGCGCATCGCCTACGAACTTGCCACGG
This window contains:
- a CDS encoding 5'-nucleotidase C-terminal domain-containing protein; its protein translation is MLGRILTCLGLAGAVAAQAQRSVELVVLSTTDVHNRLRGWDYYGDRGDSQRGLTRAATVIDSVRGANPGRVVLVDAGDLLQGSPLGYVAARLDTTGVHPVIAAMNAMRYDAAAIGNHEFNYGIPTLRRALRDARFPFLGANVVHLGAERAKPLVTPSRVVVRAGVRVAIVGATTPGSMVWDRENLSGRLRMTDMVAAVRREVTSVRRRGAEVVLVVMHSGLDGESSYDTTGGVPPENAAAAVAREVPGVDLIVFGHSHREVADTTINGVMLQQPRNWAQSVGAATLTLDRTRGRWRVSAKRGQLLQVRDQAEHPAVVAAVDRQHRATVAWVNRTLGTTATSWRADSARVLDTPLIDFILEVQRRAAGADLAATAAFDLNASLDPGPITIAEVARLYPYDNTLRAIRISGAQLREFLEYSARYYRTLGSRDASSSLVAPDVPGFNFDMVAGAEYVLDLSRPVGSRVTRLRVQGRDVVATDSFTMALNNYRQTGGGGFAMLRDAPVVYDKQEEIRDLLIAEVQRRGTLSPSDYHVANWRLAPDSVVGLAYRAMRALPFDRTTAPNSRDTTAAHLAQGRWLRVIGTSDMHGALEARDFNAEGIVRGGAASLATALRQARAECRPPGCQSVWVDGGDQWQGTAASTLTLGRPVTDFLNRHGLAAAALGNHEFDWSVDSMRPRLRDNRFPVMAANMRWRDGRDVEWMPDDTLLRVGGVTVGVIGVISPETSRSVRAAYVQPFTFIDPAPVVAQRARALRARGADAVVVVGHIGAFCDRALTTCTGEIVDLATALPEPVDAIVAGHSHRGATTVVNGSPIVQAYQKGSAIGIVDVPLGMPGERARVSLRNVRPDSVVPDPREAAWVDSVTAPVRAQLARVVATLTSTMRRGDAGTFGNLLADAFRAAGEGDIGLMNGSGVRTDLRAGPVSLEDIFEAQPFDNFLVRYRASGRQIVANLERIFSSPNPRIHLSGIRVSIDTSRSPGSRVTSVAMLSGEPLAPDRTYFVVLNDFMAERGEGMDPAHPSAEVEVLNLLSRDALATYLGRLPGPVRPPDDVRITHHSR